The genomic segment GACGCGATGAGCCGTTCTAGTTCCAAGAGTCGCTTGCTCTTGGGACGGCCGGGTCTTTGAGCCTTTTGCAGCTCAGCGAGTTCTTCATCATGACGTGCTAGAAAAAATGTCGTCATAAAGTCATGAAAAGCGTACAAGTCCGGAATGTGGGTTTTATCTTCGGATAATAGGAGCACAAATGCCAAAATGCGGTCTACTTTGGCAGACCGTTGAcgtcggcgcgctgcgtggGCTTCATTCAGCCGGCGAGATCGAAGTACAACACGGGCGCGTTGAAATGCGTGTCGGGAATTTGGATGCATAGCATCCTTCTTCACGAGAGTTTTAGATGTGTGCTGTTTGTGAGCTTCTTTGGCCTGCTTACCTTTTTGCCTCCCATGGTAGCAAAACGATGGCAAAAAAATGGCACAGACGCGTGTTGCTGCTT from the Malassezia restricta chromosome II, complete sequence genome contains:
- a CDS encoding translation machinery-associated protein 16, which produces MGGKKHTSKTLVKKDAMHPNSRHAFQRARVVLRSRRLNEAHAARRRQRSAKVDRILAFVLLLSEDKTHIPDLYAFHDFMTTFFLARHDEELAELQKAQRPGRPKSKRLLELERLIASEKREYHDGMVVPDLCNETNVELLRQWEGDPQALPLFRFVRISSSERDSFRVIQAGTHKLLQNTSSH